A DNA window from Sphingomonas profundi contains the following coding sequences:
- a CDS encoding cytochrome c produces MTILASLPPRRRRLIFVAAGVLLILIAVAVSLFRLQSKADAPVTYASDDEHFKYGSISSDVGGIPYWIWATMPEVCRGLLPGGYASLGVIQEPGRMTPIGFSMRRVGFLDQVGPNCALCHSTTVRTAPGAAPVTYLAAPAQQLDLMGYFRFLFDCGRSPAFTKANVLAAIGRHKDLGLFERQIYGIAVPQVKKALIAGGSQFDSIVVGRPPWGPGRVDTFNPYKVLVFHDDMTKDKSIGTADFMSIWDQQAREGMWLHWDGNNDSLDERNLSAAIGAGATPLTLSSDVNLAGVDRVKRWITHLPPPKYPFPIDYAKAAAGRPVYEAACAECHEAGRPGYGAVIPVRFLQTDPERQVAFDSTMAAKMNTIGKGKPWAFNRFRTTEGYASHPLDGIWLRAPYLHNGSVPTLRELLDPPARRRAVFYRGDDVYDPVNVGFVSDVAQRGSRRFYRFDTHARGDANGGHLYGLDLSPAQKDALIEYLKTL; encoded by the coding sequence GTGACGATATTGGCATCGCTTCCACCGCGCCGGCGCCGGCTGATCTTCGTCGCGGCCGGCGTGCTGCTGATCCTGATCGCGGTGGCCGTATCGCTGTTCCGCCTGCAATCGAAGGCGGACGCGCCCGTCACCTACGCCAGCGACGACGAGCATTTCAAATATGGCTCAATCTCCAGCGATGTCGGCGGCATCCCCTATTGGATCTGGGCGACCATGCCAGAGGTGTGCCGCGGCCTGCTGCCCGGCGGCTACGCCTCGCTCGGCGTGATTCAGGAGCCGGGGCGGATGACGCCGATCGGCTTCTCGATGCGGCGGGTGGGCTTCCTCGATCAGGTGGGGCCGAACTGCGCGCTGTGCCACTCCACCACGGTGCGCACGGCGCCCGGCGCGGCGCCCGTCACCTATCTGGCGGCGCCGGCGCAGCAGCTTGATCTGATGGGCTATTTCCGCTTCCTGTTCGATTGCGGCCGCAGCCCGGCCTTTACGAAGGCCAACGTCCTGGCCGCGATCGGACGCCACAAGGATCTCGGCCTGTTCGAGCGGCAGATCTACGGGATCGCCGTGCCGCAGGTGAAGAAGGCGCTGATCGCGGGCGGCAGCCAGTTCGACAGCATCGTCGTCGGGCGACCGCCCTGGGGGCCGGGGCGGGTGGATACGTTCAACCCGTACAAGGTGCTCGTCTTCCACGACGACATGACGAAGGACAAGTCGATCGGCACGGCCGACTTCATGTCGATCTGGGACCAGCAGGCGCGCGAGGGCATGTGGCTGCACTGGGACGGCAACAATGACTCGCTGGACGAACGCAACCTCTCCGCCGCGATCGGCGCCGGCGCCACGCCGCTGACCCTGAGCAGCGACGTGAATCTGGCCGGCGTGGACCGGGTGAAGCGATGGATCACCCATCTGCCGCCGCCCAAATACCCGTTCCCGATCGATTATGCGAAGGCGGCGGCGGGGCGGCCGGTGTACGAGGCGGCCTGCGCCGAGTGCCACGAGGCCGGGCGGCCCGGCTATGGCGCGGTGATCCCGGTACGCTTCCTCCAGACCGATCCCGAGCGGCAGGTCGCCTTCGACAGCACGATGGCGGCCAAGATGAACACGATCGGCAAGGGCAAGCCGTGGGCGTTCAACCGCTTCCGCACGACGGAGGGCTATGCCAGCCACCCGCTGGACGGCATCTGGCTGCGCGCGCCCTATCTGCACAACGGATCGGTGCCCACCCTGCGTGAACTGCTCGATCCGCCGGCCCGGCGCCGCGCCGTCTTCTATCGTGGCGACGACGTGTACGATCCGGTGAACGTCGGCTTCGTGTCCGATGTGGCGCAGCGCGGCAGCCGGCGCTTCTACCGCTTCGATACGCATGCGCGCGGCGACGCCAATGGCGGCCATCTCTACGGGCTGGATCTGAGCCCGGCGCAGAAGGACGCGCTGATCGAATATCTCAAGACGCTGTAG
- a CDS encoding NADH:flavin oxidoreductase — protein MANEVIFTPLKFRNLEVKNRIFRSSISGRFDNEDGSPTQTRINWESKFAAGGVGAIISSYVPVAMEGRIIAGYATVHRDEWIPLWAKLGEAVHAHGAKFIMQLSHSGRQLDLPGIHNKNRKALSSTSKTEPINGIACRAMDKAEIAHAVRQFADGAWRAREAGLDGVELHSANGYLFTQFLSSGINDRTDEYGGPLENRARFLLEVIDAIRQRVGRDFHLQVKLGGVDHNNVIFGEKPGNMISDAVQIARWCEAAGVDGIHVSSGSSFPHPLNPPGDFPLDMLAQSYDAMISSSGHGLRNYLMFRYKLLQPIFHYIWFRLKKGHPVEGVSLDEARQIKAAVRVPVIVTGGFQTASVIAGAIDAGVCDGVAIARSLIANNDLVEIWRSGAERPDRPCTYCNKCLVNAPKNPLGCYEQDRYPDYETMVRTIMSIYSTHADLKVPARDGLLTR, from the coding sequence ATGGCGAACGAGGTGATCTTCACGCCGCTTAAGTTCCGCAACCTGGAGGTGAAGAACCGCATCTTCCGCTCCAGCATATCAGGCCGGTTCGACAATGAGGACGGATCGCCGACGCAGACGCGGATCAACTGGGAATCGAAGTTCGCCGCCGGCGGCGTCGGCGCGATCATCTCCTCCTACGTGCCGGTGGCGATGGAGGGGCGGATCATCGCCGGCTACGCCACCGTACACCGGGACGAGTGGATCCCTTTATGGGCGAAGCTGGGCGAGGCGGTGCATGCCCATGGCGCGAAGTTCATCATGCAGCTCAGCCATTCCGGGCGGCAGCTGGACCTGCCGGGCATCCACAACAAGAACCGCAAGGCGCTGAGCAGCACGAGCAAGACGGAGCCGATCAACGGCATCGCCTGCCGCGCGATGGACAAGGCCGAGATCGCCCATGCCGTGCGGCAGTTCGCCGACGGCGCGTGGCGCGCGCGCGAGGCGGGGCTGGACGGGGTGGAGCTGCACTCGGCGAACGGCTATCTGTTCACCCAGTTCCTCAGCTCCGGCATCAACGACCGGACCGACGAATATGGCGGTCCGCTGGAGAATCGCGCGCGCTTCCTGCTGGAGGTGATCGATGCCATCCGCCAGCGCGTGGGGCGCGACTTCCACCTGCAGGTGAAGCTGGGCGGGGTGGACCACAACAATGTGATCTTCGGCGAGAAGCCGGGCAACATGATCTCCGATGCGGTGCAGATCGCCAGATGGTGCGAGGCGGCCGGGGTGGACGGCATCCACGTTTCCAGCGGATCGAGCTTCCCGCATCCGCTGAACCCGCCGGGCGACTTCCCGCTGGACATGCTGGCCCAATCCTATGACGCGATGATCTCCTCCAGCGGGCATGGCCTGCGCAACTATCTGATGTTCCGCTACAAACTGCTCCAGCCGATCTTTCACTACATCTGGTTCCGGCTGAAGAAAGGCCATCCGGTGGAGGGCGTCAGCCTGGACGAAGCGCGCCAGATCAAGGCGGCGGTGCGCGTGCCGGTGATCGTGACGGGCGGCTTCCAGACCGCTTCGGTGATCGCCGGCGCGATCGACGCGGGCGTGTGCGACGGGGTCGCCATCGCCCGCTCGCTGATCGCCAACAACGATCTGGTCGAGATCTGGCGGAGCGGCGCCGAGCGGCCGGACCGGCCGTGCACCTACTGCAACAAGTGCCTGGTCAACGCGCCCAAGAACCCGCTCGGCTGCTACGAGCAGGATCGCTACCCGGATTACGAGACGATGGTCCGCACGATCATGTCGATCTACTCCACCCATGCCGACCTCAAAGTGCCGGCGCGCGACGGATTGCTCACGCGATGA
- a CDS encoding diacylglycerol kinase family protein has translation MTDRRVPVVVNRRSGAAARAGVALVARIQAAFAAAGLVAEVHLVEGPDVAAAMRRHAAAPLIAVGGGDGTLGSAFAAHAAPVRWPSCRSARATTLPAISPSRWASMPPRV, from the coding sequence GTGACCGATCGGCGCGTCCCGGTGGTCGTGAACCGTCGCTCGGGCGCGGCGGCGCGGGCCGGCGTAGCGCTGGTCGCCCGCATCCAAGCCGCGTTCGCGGCGGCCGGGCTCGTCGCTGAGGTCCACCTCGTCGAGGGTCCGGATGTGGCCGCGGCCATGCGCCGCCATGCGGCCGCGCCGCTGATCGCCGTGGGCGGCGGCGACGGTACGCTCGGCAGCGCCTTCGCGGCCCACGCCGCGCCGGTGCGCTGGCCATCCTGCCGCTCGGCACGCGCAACCACCTTGCCCGCGATCTCGCCATCCCGCTGGGCCTCGATGCCGCCGCGCGTGTGA
- the lpdA gene encoding dihydrolipoyl dehydrogenase — protein MADYDFDVLVIGAGPGGYVAAIRAAQLGLKTACAESRETLGGTCLNVGCIPSKALLHASELFEEASSGALAKFGVKIAGAELDLDQMHAEKAKAVKELTGGIEGLFKKNRVEWLKGRAAFTAADTVDVGGRRVRAKNIVIATGSSVTPLPGVTVDDEVVIDSTGALALPKVPEQLIVIGGGVIGLELGSVWKRLGAKVTVVEYLDQILPGMDGEVRRESAKIFKKQGFVLKTGTKVTKVERNGAQATVTVEPAAGGAAETLTADAVLVAIGRRPNVDGLNLDAAGLTLNNRGQIAVDHDFGTSVPGIWAIGDVTPGPMLAHKAEDEGIAVAENIAGLTGIVNHDVIPGVVYTHPEIAGVGKTEEELAAANVAFKVGKFPFLANSRAKTNRDTDGFVKVIADAQSDRVLGVHIISSLAGTMIAQAAQAMEFGATSEDIAYTCHAHPTHSEAIKEAAMAVTGKPIHM, from the coding sequence ATGGCTGACTACGACTTCGACGTTCTCGTGATCGGTGCCGGGCCGGGCGGCTATGTTGCGGCGATCCGGGCGGCGCAGCTCGGGCTGAAGACGGCGTGCGCGGAATCGCGCGAGACGCTCGGCGGCACCTGCCTCAACGTCGGCTGCATCCCGTCCAAGGCGCTGCTCCACGCGTCCGAGCTGTTCGAGGAAGCCTCGTCGGGGGCGCTGGCCAAGTTCGGCGTGAAGATCGCCGGGGCGGAGCTGGACCTCGACCAGATGCACGCCGAGAAGGCGAAGGCCGTGAAGGAACTGACCGGCGGCATCGAGGGGCTGTTCAAGAAGAACAGGGTCGAGTGGCTGAAAGGCCGCGCCGCCTTCACCGCCGCCGACACGGTCGACGTCGGCGGCCGCAGGGTGCGCGCGAAGAATATCGTGATCGCAACGGGTTCGTCGGTGACGCCGCTGCCGGGTGTCACCGTCGACGACGAGGTGGTGATCGACTCGACGGGCGCGCTGGCGCTGCCGAAGGTGCCGGAACAGCTGATCGTGATCGGCGGCGGCGTGATCGGGCTGGAGCTCGGCTCGGTATGGAAGCGGCTGGGCGCGAAGGTCACGGTCGTCGAGTATCTCGATCAAATCCTACCCGGCATGGATGGCGAGGTTCGCCGGGAATCGGCCAAGATCTTCAAGAAGCAGGGCTTCGTCCTGAAGACGGGCACGAAGGTGACGAAGGTGGAGCGCAACGGGGCGCAGGCGACCGTCACGGTCGAGCCCGCCGCCGGCGGCGCCGCCGAGACGCTGACCGCCGATGCGGTGCTGGTCGCGATCGGTCGCCGGCCGAACGTGGACGGGCTGAATCTGGATGCGGCCGGCCTCACGCTCAACAATCGCGGGCAGATCGCCGTCGATCATGATTTCGGCACCTCCGTGCCGGGCATCTGGGCGATCGGCGACGTCACACCCGGCCCGATGCTGGCGCACAAGGCCGAGGACGAGGGGATCGCCGTGGCGGAGAATATCGCCGGCCTCACCGGTATCGTGAACCATGATGTGATTCCGGGCGTGGTCTACACCCACCCCGAGATCGCGGGCGTCGGCAAGACGGAGGAGGAGCTGGCGGCGGCGAACGTGGCGTTCAAGGTCGGCAAGTTCCCCTTCCTCGCCAACAGCCGCGCCAAGACGAACCGCGACACGGACGGCTTCGTCAAGGTGATCGCCGATGCCCAGTCCGATCGCGTGCTCGGCGTGCACATCATCTCGTCGCTGGCCGGCACGATGATCGCGCAGGCGGCGCAGGCGATGGAGTTCGGCGCCACCAGCGAGGATATCGCCTATACCTGCCACGCCCACCCGACCCATTCGGAGGCGATCAAGGAAGCGGCGATGGCTGTGACGGGCAAGCCGATCCACATGTGA
- the odhB gene encoding 2-oxoglutarate dehydrogenase complex dihydrolipoyllysine-residue succinyltransferase gives MATEVKVPTLGESISEATLGQWLKQPGEAVKVDEPIASLETDKVAVEVNSPIDGVMGEQAVAEGDTVQVGAVIALVQAGSAATAATPAPEDRTAVGQAEAAAPPEPASAPAGDAAATPSVPPADGAAADAGPASYGNSGEPTTGEGGHGDDSPLTLSPAVRRLVLERGVDPSQIKGTGKDGRITKDDVLAARPATARAPEPARQAPAPALSAPAAATAGRKEERVRMTRLRQTVARRLKEAQNTAAMLTTFNDVDMTEVIAARARYKDLFEKKHGIRLGFMGFFVKAACLALKDVPGVNGSIEGDEIVYRDYADISVAVSAPQGLVVPVIRDAQDLSFAGVEKTIADFGKRAKDGTLKMDEMKGGTFTISNGGVFGSLMSTPIINPPQSAVLGLHRIEDRPVVKDGQIVARPMMYLALSYDHRLVDGREAVTFLIRIKEAIEDPTRLLIDL, from the coding sequence ATGGCGACCGAAGTGAAGGTGCCCACGCTGGGCGAATCGATCAGCGAGGCGACGCTCGGCCAGTGGCTGAAGCAGCCGGGCGAGGCGGTGAAGGTGGACGAGCCGATCGCCAGCCTGGAGACGGACAAGGTGGCCGTGGAGGTCAACTCGCCGATCGACGGCGTGATGGGCGAGCAGGCGGTCGCCGAGGGCGATACCGTGCAGGTCGGCGCGGTGATCGCGCTGGTGCAGGCCGGCAGCGCCGCCACCGCCGCCACGCCGGCGCCGGAGGACCGCACCGCGGTGGGCCAGGCCGAGGCCGCCGCCCCGCCGGAGCCGGCCAGTGCGCCCGCCGGCGATGCCGCCGCCACGCCGTCCGTCCCGCCGGCCGATGGTGCCGCCGCCGATGCCGGCCCGGCCAGCTACGGCAATAGCGGCGAGCCGACCACCGGCGAGGGCGGGCACGGCGACGATTCACCGCTCACCTTGTCGCCCGCCGTGCGCCGGCTGGTGCTGGAACGCGGCGTCGACCCAAGCCAGATCAAGGGCACCGGCAAGGACGGCCGCATCACCAAGGACGATGTGCTCGCCGCCAGGCCGGCCACCGCCCGGGCGCCGGAGCCGGCACGGCAGGCCCCCGCCCCGGCCCTCTCCGCCCCCGCCGCCGCCACCGCCGGCCGCAAGGAGGAGCGCGTCCGCATGACGCGCCTGCGCCAGACCGTCGCCCGTCGCCTGAAGGAGGCCCAGAACACCGCCGCGATGCTCACCACGTTCAACGACGTGGACATGACGGAGGTGATCGCCGCGCGCGCCCGCTACAAGGACCTGTTCGAGAAGAAGCACGGCATCCGCCTTGGTTTCATGGGCTTCTTCGTGAAGGCGGCGTGCCTGGCGCTGAAGGACGTGCCCGGCGTGAACGGATCGATCGAGGGCGACGAGATCGTCTATCGCGACTATGCCGACATCTCCGTCGCCGTCTCCGCGCCGCAGGGCCTGGTGGTGCCGGTGATCCGCGACGCGCAGGATCTGAGCTTCGCCGGTGTCGAGAAGACGATCGCCGATTTCGGCAAGCGCGCCAAGGACGGCACGCTGAAGATGGACGAGATGAAGGGTGGCACCTTCACCATCTCCAATGGCGGCGTGTTCGGCTCGCTGATGTCCACGCCGATCATCAATCCGCCGCAGTCCGCCGTGCTGGGCCTGCACCGCATCGAGGACCGGCCGGTGGTGAAGGACGGCCAGATCGTCGCCCGGCCGATGATGTACCTGGCGCTCAGCTACGACCACCGCCTGGTGGACGGGCGCGAGGCGGTGACGTTCCTCATCCGCATCAAGGAAGCGATCGAGGATCCGACGCGGCTGCTGATCGACCTTTAG
- a CDS encoding cytochrome c, whose translation MSRGRRIAYIVAALIAAIIIVAPPLYTRLFPLPTRYLSDEEHFKYGSVGVEPVAGVPFEVWRALPGVCMSAEKKALGYRQFGFQWEAGHAAPIGMPIETAIVPRVGVNCALCHVGRVTGPGGATRLLVGAPNATLDLQAYLRFLFSCASGAQYRAGPILDEIARQGGDLNLAQRLFYRLVIIPQTKAAILRQQRDFAFTDAQPDWGPGRVDGFNPAKIQVLKRPYDGTLDVVDMPPLWALGRRAGGAWHWDGLQTSLHEVFLNSGIGNGASARTIDLPSLDRMERWTTSLPPTPYPFAIDHALAGAGHAVFQRACADCHAPGGGKTGQVIPIGWVRTDRNRLDSWTPDALEAFRAIDDYPWRYTHFRKTGGYVAAPLDGIWARAPYLHNGSVPTLSALLSPAERRPVEFGRGSAAYDTARVGFASDRGKRFDTRLPGNGNGGHPYGADLPSTDKAALIEYLKTL comes from the coding sequence GTGAGCCGCGGGCGGCGCATCGCCTATATCGTCGCGGCGCTGATCGCCGCGATCATCATCGTCGCGCCGCCGCTCTACACCCGCCTGTTCCCGCTGCCGACGCGCTACCTCTCCGACGAGGAGCATTTCAAGTACGGCTCGGTGGGGGTCGAGCCGGTGGCCGGCGTGCCGTTCGAGGTGTGGCGGGCGCTGCCCGGCGTGTGCATGAGCGCGGAGAAGAAGGCGCTCGGCTACCGCCAGTTCGGCTTCCAGTGGGAGGCGGGCCATGCCGCGCCGATCGGCATGCCGATCGAGACGGCGATCGTCCCGCGCGTGGGGGTTAACTGCGCGCTGTGCCATGTCGGCCGGGTGACGGGGCCGGGCGGGGCGACGCGGCTGCTGGTGGGTGCGCCGAACGCCACGCTGGACCTCCAGGCCTATCTGCGCTTCCTCTTCTCCTGCGCGTCCGGCGCGCAGTATCGCGCGGGGCCGATCCTGGACGAGATCGCGCGGCAGGGCGGCGACCTGAACCTCGCACAGCGTCTGTTCTACCGCCTCGTCATCATCCCCCAGACCAAGGCGGCGATCCTGCGGCAGCAGCGCGATTTCGCCTTCACCGACGCGCAGCCCGATTGGGGGCCGGGGCGGGTGGACGGGTTCAATCCCGCCAAGATACAGGTGCTGAAGCGGCCATATGACGGCACCCTCGACGTGGTCGACATGCCGCCGCTCTGGGCGCTCGGCCGCCGCGCCGGCGGCGCCTGGCACTGGGACGGGTTGCAGACCTCGCTGCACGAGGTGTTCCTGAACTCCGGCATCGGCAACGGCGCGTCCGCGCGGACGATCGACCTACCCAGCCTCGACCGCATGGAACGCTGGACGACGTCGCTGCCGCCCACGCCCTATCCGTTCGCGATCGACCATGCGCTGGCCGGCGCCGGTCACGCCGTGTTCCAGCGCGCGTGCGCCGATTGCCACGCGCCGGGCGGCGGCAAGACGGGTCAGGTGATCCCGATCGGCTGGGTGCGGACCGATCGCAACCGCCTCGACTCCTGGACGCCCGATGCGCTGGAGGCCTTCCGCGCGATCGACGACTATCCGTGGCGCTACACCCACTTCCGCAAGACCGGCGGCTATGTGGCGGCGCCCTTGGACGGAATCTGGGCACGCGCGCCCTATCTGCACAACGGATCGGTGCCGACCCTGTCCGCGCTGCTGAGCCCGGCGGAGCGGCGGCCGGTGGAGTTCGGCCGCGGTTCGGCCGCCTATGACACGGCGCGAGTGGGTTTCGCCAGCGATCGCGGCAAGCGGTTCGACACGCGCCTGCCGGGCAACGGCAATGGCGGGCATCCCTACGGCGCCGATCTGCCCTCTACCGACAAGGCAGCGCTGATCGAGTATCTCAAGACGCTGTGA
- a CDS encoding peroxidase family protein: MAGLRVNMRWGNLFDTQLSHPPVPQPAVDVQTERTADGSYNDLEKPWMGMAGARFGRNFPIDETFGLEGDALVTPNPRLISNRLLGRREFVPVPHLNLLVSGWLQFMVHDWLSHGSAQKEDPHRIPLEDGDDWHERPMTILRTAPDVTGDADAGRPATYTNTETHWWDGSQIYGSTLKRQRLVRTDPATGRFREDGKLGLSATGNLPLCPPDEDVGDAEGGRFAGQELAGVNGNWWIGLSLLQTLFAREHNAIVDRLKADHPTATGEWLFQKARLVNAALMAKIHTTEWTPALMNSPTGRFIMRINWWGIAGEHFWKGFGRLSDSETISGIMGSPTDHHAAPYAMTEEFAACYRMHPLMPDDFSFRRASDDGEIFTATLVDVAHGATSGLYAKASFEDLLYSAGTMHPGALVLHNYPNMLRKLPVNPEKGVYSDLAAIDILRDRERGIPRYCAFRRMMGMKAPKSFAELTTNKEWQREIAEIYSSVEEVDLLVGTLAESNGGTPVGFGFSDTVFRIFILMASRRLKSDRFYTRDFTPEVYTPAGFAWVAENGLREVMQRHVPALTPHFAGVRNMFFPWTKGGAA, translated from the coding sequence TTGGCAGGCCTTCGCGTCAACATGCGATGGGGCAATCTGTTCGATACGCAGCTCTCGCATCCGCCGGTGCCGCAGCCGGCGGTGGATGTGCAGACCGAGCGCACGGCGGACGGCAGCTACAACGATCTGGAAAAGCCGTGGATGGGGATGGCCGGCGCGCGCTTCGGCCGCAATTTCCCGATCGACGAGACGTTCGGGCTGGAAGGGGACGCGCTCGTCACGCCGAACCCGCGGCTGATCAGCAACAGGCTGCTGGGGCGGCGCGAGTTCGTGCCGGTGCCGCACCTGAACCTGCTCGTTTCCGGCTGGCTGCAATTCATGGTGCATGACTGGCTGAGCCACGGATCGGCCCAGAAGGAGGATCCGCACCGCATCCCGCTGGAAGATGGCGACGACTGGCACGAGCGGCCGATGACCATCCTGCGCACCGCGCCGGACGTGACGGGGGACGCCGACGCCGGCCGGCCCGCAACGTACACGAACACCGAGACGCACTGGTGGGACGGATCGCAGATCTACGGCTCCACGCTGAAGCGCCAGCGGCTCGTCCGCACCGATCCGGCGACGGGCCGGTTCCGCGAGGACGGCAAGCTCGGCCTCTCCGCCACCGGCAACTTGCCGCTCTGCCCGCCGGACGAGGATGTGGGCGACGCCGAGGGCGGCCGCTTCGCCGGGCAGGAACTGGCCGGGGTGAACGGCAATTGGTGGATCGGCCTGTCGCTGCTGCAGACGCTGTTCGCCCGCGAGCACAACGCCATCGTCGACCGGCTGAAGGCGGATCACCCGACCGCCACCGGCGAGTGGCTGTTCCAGAAGGCGCGGCTGGTGAATGCGGCGCTGATGGCCAAGATCCACACGACCGAGTGGACGCCGGCGCTGATGAACTCGCCGACCGGGCGGTTCATCATGCGGATCAACTGGTGGGGCATCGCCGGCGAGCATTTCTGGAAGGGCTTCGGCCGGCTGAGCGACAGCGAGACGATATCCGGCATCATGGGGTCGCCGACCGACCATCACGCCGCGCCCTATGCGATGACGGAGGAGTTCGCCGCCTGCTACCGCATGCATCCGCTGATGCCGGACGATTTCTCGTTCCGCCGCGCCAGCGACGACGGCGAGATCTTTACCGCGACCCTGGTGGACGTGGCGCACGGCGCGACATCCGGCCTCTACGCCAAGGCGAGCTTCGAGGATCTGCTCTACTCGGCCGGAACGATGCATCCGGGCGCGCTGGTGCTGCACAATTACCCGAACATGCTGCGCAAGCTGCCGGTCAACCCGGAGAAGGGCGTCTACAGCGATCTCGCCGCGATCGACATCCTGCGCGATCGCGAACGCGGCATCCCGCGCTACTGCGCCTTCCGCCGGATGATGGGGATGAAGGCGCCCAAAAGCTTCGCCGAGCTCACCACGAACAAGGAGTGGCAGCGCGAGATCGCGGAGATCTACTCCAGCGTCGAGGAGGTGGACCTGCTGGTCGGCACCCTGGCCGAGAGCAATGGCGGCACGCCGGTGGGCTTCGGCTTCTCCGATACGGTGTTCCGCATCTTCATCCTGATGGCCTCTCGCCGGCTGAAGAGCGACCGTTTCTACACGCGCGACTTCACGCCGGAGGTCTACACCCCGGCCGGTTTCGCCTGGGTGGCGGAGAACGGCCTGCGCGAGGTGATGCAGCGCCACGTGCCGGCGCTGACGCCGCACTTCGCCGGCGTGCGCAACATGTTCTTCCCGTGGACGAAGGGCGGCGCCGCATGA
- a CDS encoding TetR/AcrR family transcriptional regulator produces MNTPHSPSRGRPSKHDAKLLRQRIMAAALSEFRQRGFAGTSIDGIARVAAVSRTTIYALYSDKSTLFTEMIRGTIRIADIAGRVAFDDRPPALVLREAMTVLNGAYYREPNLEIVRLCIAEADRFPDLFEQVRDMLAHALTGLIHYFARMHAAGSMTTADSPRAALLFNMLALGSLKPFFVHQQRLTQDEIDGHIDLALDLFLRGCFVDAAKSGGAIAPQ; encoded by the coding sequence GTGAACACCCCCCACAGCCCGTCGCGTGGCCGCCCATCCAAGCACGACGCCAAATTGCTGCGCCAGCGGATCATGGCGGCGGCGCTCAGCGAGTTCCGCCAGCGCGGCTTCGCCGGAACGAGCATAGACGGCATCGCACGCGTCGCGGCGGTCAGCCGCACGACGATCTACGCACTCTACTCGGACAAATCGACGCTGTTCACCGAGATGATCCGTGGCACCATCAGGATCGCCGACATCGCCGGCCGCGTCGCCTTCGACGACAGGCCGCCCGCGCTGGTGCTGCGCGAGGCGATGACGGTGCTGAACGGGGCTTATTATCGCGAGCCGAACCTGGAGATCGTCCGCCTCTGCATCGCGGAAGCGGACCGCTTCCCCGACCTGTTCGAGCAGGTGCGCGACATGCTGGCGCATGCCCTCACCGGCCTGATCCACTATTTCGCGCGGATGCACGCCGCCGGCAGCATGACCACGGCGGATAGCCCGCGCGCCGCCCTGCTGTTCAACATGCTGGCGCTCGGCTCGCTCAAGCCGTTCTTCGTCCACCAGCAGCGCCTGACACAGGACGAGATAGACGGTCACATCGACCTGGCGCTCGACCTCTTCCTGCGCGGCTGCTTCGTCGACGCGGCGAAGTCGGGAGGGGCGATCGCGCCGCAGTGA
- a CDS encoding diacylglycerol/lipid kinase family protein, translating into MPLGLDAAARVIADGATRAIDLAAVNGHGFVNNASVGLYPLMVRHRQAGARHGWPKWLATIPAAWAALRRLPRHRLHLRSDDGDRTLRTPLLFVGNNRYALERGRIGTRLALDDGTLCVFAVAAQTRSGLLWFALRALLGRSDPARDFAAIGACAGLLVLSRARFVDIALDGEVHRLRPPLGFTVAPRAIRLCVPLSGPEN; encoded by the coding sequence ATCCCGCTGGGCCTCGATGCCGCCGCGCGTGTGATCGCCGACGGGGCGACGCGGGCGATCGATCTCGCGGCGGTGAACGGCCACGGCTTCGTCAACAACGCGTCGGTCGGGCTCTATCCGCTGATGGTGCGGCATCGCCAGGCCGGAGCGCGCCACGGCTGGCCCAAGTGGCTGGCGACGATCCCCGCCGCCTGGGCCGCGCTGCGCCGGCTGCCGCGCCATCGCCTGCACCTGCGGAGCGACGACGGCGATCGCACGCTGCGCACGCCGCTGCTGTTCGTCGGCAACAATCGCTATGCGCTGGAGCGAGGCCGCATCGGCACCCGCCTGGCGCTGGACGACGGCACCCTCTGTGTCTTCGCCGTCGCCGCGCAGACGCGTTCCGGCCTGCTGTGGTTCGCCCTCCGCGCGCTTCTCGGCCGCAGCGATCCGGCGCGCGACTTCGCCGCGATCGGCGCGTGCGCCGGCCTGCTCGTGCTGTCGCGCGCGCGCTTCGTCGATATCGCCCTGGATGGGGAGGTGCACCGGCTGCGGCCGCCGCTGGGCTTCACCGTGGCGCCGCGCGCGATCCGCCTGTGCGTGCCCCTCAGTGGCCCGGAAAACTGA